GGATCGGCTGTCAGTCTGCCCATCAATGTAACGTGATTCATTTTTCTCTCTCCTTCATGTAATCGTCGGTTATCTTGCGTATTCTTCGCTTGTGTTCTTCTGCTCGCCATCTCCACTCTTTCCAGAGGAAATAAAATCCGAGAGTACCGAGCATGATAAAATATACATTTAGTAAAATATCGATTGCCTTTTCCATCACTCGTCCTCCTTCCACACCGTATCTCGGTACAATCCCACCGCACCGACCAGAGCAATCCCGATCAGCGCGACAGCAATGATAATACACATCATGTCGTATTGCCCTCCTCGAACAAATTTATCTGTTTCTCTTCTTCCGTTTTCAGCATCTTCTCCATCGCTTCTCGGTAAAATCGCTTATCGACCTCGAAGCCGTATGCCTTTCTGCCCAGCTCATGCGCCGCTCGAAGCGTTGATCCGCTTCCTGCACAGGGATCGATCACAACGTCCCCGGGATCTGTAAATATCTCGATCAGCTTTTTCAATACTCCGACAGGCTTCTGCGTCGGATGAATCTTTGGATATTCCTTCGCGCTATCTCTCGCCCACTCGATCCAGTTAAATATCATCTTTCCGCTCCCGCGTATGATCTTGCCGTTCTCATCGTACTGCCTGCCGTTGTTAAATTTCGGCAACTTATCACGATACAACACCACTGCGAATTCTGTCGCTCCGACTATCTTCATGTTTGCTTTCAGCACTTGTGCCGAGTAGTTTTTTATGAAAAAGAGAGGATAGTTCTTATCAAATCCGTACCGCTTGCCGTATTCAATGACCGTCTGTATCTGCTCGAACGCGCAGAACACGATCATGGCAGGTGCTTGTCCTTTCTCTTTCGGTTCTTTTTTCAACAGGCGATTACAGAAGTGCATATATTCTGCGATCTTGAAGTTACCGTCTGTGTTAAAAAATGTCGCCTTTGCCAGCTTGCTTTCACCATTCTTATTGTCACCATCGTTGTACCACATCGGATTGCTTGCGTAAGCATCTACGCCGATGTTGTACGGTATATCCGCGATAACAAGCTGTGCTTTCGGAATATTGTACCGTTTGAAATTCTGGAAATTATCGTTGTACAGCTCCATTTTCATGTGTTTTCTCCTAAAACAACTTTGTCTGTTCTACCACTCTCGGCTTGTCTATCGGTATCATATTTGCTCCACGCCTTACTTCAACTATTGACCGTTCTTTCTCTTGCTCATCACTACTTTTTTTGCGCTTATGGCTCTTACACGCCGCCCCGCCTCCATCAATGAAAACAGGGAAACCCTTACCCATATTGGGCGAATAATCTTTGTCGCCCTCTTGGAAACAATATCCGAAGATCCGTACTTCGTCACTTCTTTGATAAGGTGTTTTTAATTCAGCATAGAAACGGCAATTATTACAGCTTTTTCCCATAACCGATCATCTACTCTCCCACGCGATATTCTCATCACCATGCCGATGCAATCTTACTATCTTCCCGTCCTCGTCCACCGTTGCCCAACATGTCCGCCCCTGCAGAAGCGCAAGGCGGCATCCGTATTTTGGCTCGATGCCGAACACCCTCAGCATATCGCCTAAGCTCTCTGCCTTTGGACGAATGGCGTGCATCAGCTCGTCATTTTCTTTCAGTATCAGCTCGAATTCCGTTTTGTTTTCGGTTACCACACAATCCGCGCTGATGACCGACATCACGACAGCCTTACAAACCTGCTTTTCAGACATCCTTCGCACACCTCCACACCATCCACTTCGTAAATATCGTCCTCGATATCGTCGCCGCAATCATCGCAAACGATTATCTCCACATTTCGCTTCGGACAATGTCTGCCGATACACGTATCACACGATACGCATTGATTCTCGTATCTACTTGCCATCGTTTACCGCCTCCATTTTCGCTCCGCAGTTCGGGCAGTAATTACGTATTTCAAAATGCGGTGAACTGCATTCGGAACAGTTATGGCCAACATATTCTCCGTTGCCATATTCGAACTCAAATTCTTCCCAATGCCCTGTTTTGCGTTCTTCTCCGTCAGATTTCCCTAACTTATACATCCTGTCGAGCAAATCCATTCCGACATCGAACAGTTCGGAATATGTATCGTAATCAATATTGCCTGTGCTGTTTTTCCCATTCAGCTCATCTGCCCACTCAGCCTTTATCTTTTCCTTTTCGCTTGCATTTGGCGAAATTCCCCAGTTACCCATCACAAATCACTCCCCATACAACCACAAAATATCTTTCAAGTCTGGTTTCAATCGCTTTAACGTGGTCTTTTTCAATTGCGGATGATATGGAGAAGCAAACAAATACGGACAGCCAAGACACACGTTGTATGTCGCAAGACCCAATTCTTTTAAATTTTCTACGCATTTCGTAGGACATTTCTTGCCCCTTGCCTTCACAATGCTTTTTACCACTTTTCTGTAAGTTGCGTTTTTCTTTTTTCTAGGATGCATTGCCATCTTTCTTCCCCTCCAACACGTGGAATCCATCATCCGTACCGACAAGATCGATTCCCGTTTCTCGTTGTATCGCTTCGGCAATATCGTCGAAGCCGACATAATCTCTGTTCAGCCCGTCTTATATCTGGTACAGCTTGTCCAAATCGCTACGCTTGACTTGTAGTACCTTTTCTCCCTTGATTTTGGCACGTTCCTGCCGTCTGCGTTCTGCTCTGTTCATGTTACTCCCCCAACATATCATTCATCTCGGTAAAATCGTCTTTCAGCTCCTGTCGCCGTCTGTTCTCACCGGTCACTTCGACGGGATGGCATCTGCCGAGGATACGCTCATAAATACGCTTGTTCGCACTCGGTGTCGTCATCTCTCTGAGTGTCAGATTCGTCGTCACGATCATCGGCAGCTTGGCTCTGCTTCTAGTGTCGATGATGTTGAACACCTGTTCTGCCACGTATTCGCTCTGGCGTTCGGCACCGAGATCGTCGATAACGAGAAGGTCTACTTGATTCAGCGAGTCGATATACGCCTGCTTGTCCTCCACGCTCCACAGCGCATTGAGTACGCGTGAGAAACTTGTCATCAGGCAAGGCACGCCACTGTCTACCAGAGCATTTACGATGCACGCCGCCGCGTATGTTTTCCCGACACCGCAATCTCCGTAGAGCAGGAGGCCTTTCCCGCGTTTTTTCAGCTCGGCGAAATTCTCCGCGTATCTTCGCGCCTGTCGGATCACCTTCGTATCGTCCGCTTTGGCGAACGTCCATTCCTTCATGTCGCGTCCGTTCATCGCCATTCGCCGAAGGTCTTTTCTTAGCTCGGCTGCCTTTCGCTTTTCTTCCTCCGCCCGTTCTTTGGCGATCTCCAAAACTCGGCATTTGCAAACAACAGGCAGTGTCCGTAAACGCCCGAACATGACCTTTCGTATCATCATCGGCGTATGGCATTTTTTGCAGTACAAAATCCCGTTTTTCATGTATCCTCGCCCCAACAGCTCCTGTTCGACAGCTCGCATGTTGGGCATATCCTCAAGCACCGCACCGATGCTATGCATCTTTTCCACCTCGCTCAATGAAATCCGCCAACTCGTCCACCGCTTTCAACGTTTCCGCTCCTGCCGCTTTTTTATCACGCCGCGCCCAACTTCGGATCGTCGCCAGATGGCTCTTATATGTCTTCCCGGTCGAAGCCATGTATTCTGACAAACGCTCGATGCGTTGTTCGTAGTCGGCAAATTCTTTTTTCAGTTTTTCGTATTCGTCATCGGTGAGGAGGACGTTTTTATATGCGCCGTACTGATGGCGCATATATATCTCTCTATCCTTACCTAACCTAACCTTACCTAACCTAACCTGTGTATCCAACGTTTCGGTTTCTTGGATACAACTTGTATCCATTTTGTATCCATTTTGGATACAATCTGTATCCACGTTTGTCAATTCATACGATTTGTCTGGATTTACAAGAAGCATTTTTCGCTCATTTTGATACATCGTATCCTTGCTTCGGTCTCGTTGAATGTAGTTATGTATACGCCAATGCTTTACCACCAAAACACCGCTGTCGAACGGGAGTAGGAATTGTTTTGCGATGAGCAATCTGCTGTCATCGTCGGTACATCCGAGCATCCGCTGTATCTTTTTCGGATTGTTGATGAATCCCTCGTCATCGGCTCGCATCGACAGGTGGAAGTACAGTGCCTGCGTTGTCAACGGCATGTCCAAAAAAGCATCGCTGTCGATGATCGTCTTGGCGAACATTCGTCTTTCTGCCATCATCTATCCCCCCATTCCTCTTTCAATCTCGTCAGCTCATCGGGCGGAAGCGTTTCCACGCCGAGGGTCTTTGCCTCTGCGATCAGACCGTCTATCAGTCGCGCCATCTCTGCCGTATCGTATGTACTGCTGCCATGATATGCCGCAAGGTTGACGTATCCGCTCAACTTCGATTCGCCGAGTTCTTCCACGATCCATCCGATGCCATGCGCCGACCAGATGTGCTTGAAATGATCGACTGCCGTTTTTTTGATTGGAAGTATCGTACAATGCCCACATTCGGATATTGCCTTGCGGTAAACATCGACGGCAGACGTCATCACGTGCCCTGTGGTGAGTTTTTTCGCTATCGCATGACACAATACCCATGCGTACGAATTTGCATCGTTAGAACGGCGTTCTCGCTTGATTTCGACCGTTATTCGTTTGCCCTTCTCGCAGTACCGTTGGAGGGCATTGATGTCATCGACCGCACCGATCGGCACTTGCACCTGCATCATGCCGCCGAATACGTTGATATTGTCTGCTGTGAATCTCATTTGTTGCCCTCCTCCAGATAGTTCCTGCCGATCAATTTCATGAATTCCTCTCGGCTGTGTTTCAGTTCATATACCGCTTGGCATAGTCTTTTCAGCAACAGATCCACTACTCTGTCACGATGTACGCTTACTCGCCCACCCGTATGGTGGTCGTTGCACAGCCAGAC
The nucleotide sequence above comes from Selenomonadales bacterium. Encoded proteins:
- a CDS encoding site-specific DNA-methyltransferase, translated to MKMELYNDNFQNFKRYNIPKAQLVIADIPYNIGVDAYASNPMWYNDGDNKNGESKLAKATFFNTDGNFKIAEYMHFCNRLLKKEPKEKGQAPAMIVFCAFEQIQTVIEYGKRYGFDKNYPLFFIKNYSAQVLKANMKIVGATEFAVVLYRDKLPKFNNGRQYDENGKIIRGSGKMIFNWIEWARDSAKEYPKIHPTQKPVGVLKKLIEIFTDPGDVVIDPCAGSGSTLRAAHELGRKAYGFEVDKRFYREAMEKMLKTEEEKQINLFEEGNTT
- a CDS encoding ATP-binding protein, which gives rise to MHSIGAVLEDMPNMRAVEQELLGRGYMKNGILYCKKCHTPMMIRKVMFGRLRTLPVVCKCRVLEIAKERAEEEKRKAAELRKDLRRMAMNGRDMKEWTFAKADDTKVIRQARRYAENFAELKKRGKGLLLYGDCGVGKTYAAACIVNALVDSGVPCLMTSFSRVLNALWSVEDKQAYIDSLNQVDLLVIDDLGAERQSEYVAEQVFNIIDTRSRAKLPMIVTTNLTLREMTTPSANKRIYERILGRCHPVEVTGENRRRQELKDDFTEMNDMLGE